One window of the Eucalyptus grandis isolate ANBG69807.140 chromosome 6, ASM1654582v1, whole genome shotgun sequence genome contains the following:
- the LOC104449318 gene encoding protein ROOT INITIATION DEFECTIVE 3 has product MEVVIASSSVADAGIGCWDLHTGAEQLRLKSCSSTARGLTSVGHRLVASSQLRDPSATSGSVFYWSWDRPQVEVKSFPAEPILPLAANSEGTYIAGGGVSGEIYLWEVPTGKLLRKWHAHYRAITCLVFSDDDSLVISGSEDGSVRVWSLFMIFDDMRRQEATHLYEHSFTGHALRITDVVIGYGGSNAIIVSASEDRTCKVWSLSKGILLRNIVFPSMIYAIALDPGEHVFYAGSRDGKIYVAALNAESSSNDAYGMYIIGSLADHSKVVTCLTYSNSLNLLVSGSEDGMVRVLDPKSGNVVRMFRHSKGPINNVQIVRKQLGFNPRMVVNPQGSSRRHGSLLPPPLEKYTNSSDDDSDFRTVVSLHGTSYEPLESPHISSNAMNQQIEELQRQSSSYATEMELERLKVDSKRSMQMVEKWKQMYENLHQFCVDELLDIDQVQPTKAGFT; this is encoded by the exons ATGGAGGTGGTGatcgcctcctcctccgtcgCCGACGCCGGCATCGGCTGCTGGGACCTCCACACCGGCGCCGAGCAGCTCCGCCTCAAGTCCTGCTCCTCCACCGCCCGCGGCCTCACCTCCGTCGGCCACCGCCTCGTCGCCTCCTCCCAGCTCCGCGACCCCTCCGCCACTTCCGGCTCCGTCTTCTACTGGTCTTGGGATAGG CCCCAAGTCGAAGTTAAGAGCTTTCCCGCCGAGCCGATTTTGCCGCTCGCGGCGAACAGCGAGGGCACGTACATCGCTGGCGGGGGTGTTTCCGGCGAAATTTACCTATGGGAG GTTCCAACTGGTAAACTGCTTAGAAAGTGGCATGCTCATTATAGGGCTATTACTTGCTTGGTATTTTCGGACGATGATTCGCTCGTAATCTCCGGGTCAGAGGATGGATCCGTCAGAGTCTGGTCCCTTTTCAT GATATTTGATGATATGAGGAGGCAAGAAGCAACTCATCTCTATGAGCATAGTTTTACTGGGCATGCACTGAGAATAACTGATGTTGTCATTGGTTATGGTGGATCGAATGCAATTATCGTTTCAGCATCAGAGGATCGAACATGCAAG GTCTGGAGTTTATCTAAAGGGATATTGTTAAGAAACATTGTCTTTCCATCAATGATATATGCAATTGCTTTGGATCCTGGGGAACATGTCTTCTATGCTGGCAGCAGGGATGGGAAGATATATGTTGCTGCTCTGAATGCTGAAAGTAGCTCTAATGATGCTTATGGAATGTACATAATCGGTTCGTTAGCTGATCACAG CAAAGTTGTCACCTGTCTGACTTACAGTAACAGCTTAAACCTACTAGTTAGTGGCTCAGAGGATGGTATGGTTAGAGTTTTGGACCCTAAAAGTGGAAACGTCGTGCGGATGTTTCGACATTCAAAAG GACCTATTAACAATGTCCAAATTGTGAGGAAGCAACTAGGTTTCAACCCTCGAATGGTTGTAAATCCACAGGGCTCCTCAAGAAGGCATGGATCCTTGTTACCTCCACCTCTAGAAAAATACACTAATTCAAGTGATGATGATTCAGACTTCAGAACAGTTGTTAGTCTGCATGGCACTAGCTATGAACCCCTAGAGAGTCCACACATCAGTTCAAATGCgatgaatcaacaaattgaagaacTACAG AGACAATCTTCTTCCTATGCTACTGAGATGGAGCTAGAGAGGCTAAAGGTTGATAGCAAAAGATCCATGCAAATGGTTGAAAAATGGAAGCAAATGTATGAAAACTTGCATCAATTTTGTGTAGACGAGCTTTTGGACATAGATCAAGTTCAGCCAACTAAAGCAGGTTTTACCTGA